The nucleotide window GATCAGATGGGGTTGATCAGGCGTTCCCGGACCCACCGGACAGCGAATCGATGGTTCCCTGCAGCTTGGCCTTGAAGGCGTCGGGGACCGGCACGTAGCCGATCTCCTCGAGGCCGGCCTGGCCGTCGTTGAGGATTCCGGTGAAGGCGTCCTTCAAGGTCTGGCTGGTGGCCTCGTCCTCGTAGCCCGCGGAGCAGACGATCGAGTACGGGGTGAGCAGCAGCGGGTACGCACCCGGAGCCTTGGAGGCGAACAGCGCGTCGGTGTCGACGACGAGGTCCTTGCTGGCCGGGTCCTTGAAGGCCAGCGACTCGAGGGCGGTACCGGCGCTCTCGGCGTTCAGCGCGACCGGGCCGGCACCGAAGTCGACCTGCGCCACTCCGAGGTCGTTCTCGGTGGCGAAGCCCCACTCGACGTAGGTGATCGATCCGGGGGTCTTCTTCACGGTGTCGCCGACGCCGGTGGACTTCGAGGCACCCGAGCCGACGCCCTTGGGAGCGAATTCCTTGCTGTGCTCGTACGGCCAGTCGGCGGGAGCCGAGTTCTCCAGGAAGCGCTGGAAGTTGTCGGTGGTACCGGAGCTGTCCGAGCGGTACACCGGGACGATGTCGCTGGCGGGCAGCTGCACGCCCGGGTTCAGCGCGGCCACGGCCGGGTCGTTCCACTTGGTGATCTTGCCGTTGAAGATCTTCGCGATGACGCTCGGGTTGAGCTTGAGGTCGTCGACACCTTCGAGGTTGTAGGCGACCGCGACGGGACCGACGACCAGCGGCAGGTGCCACGGGGCGTTGCCGTTGCAGCGCGCGGTGGCCTCGGTGACCTCGTCGGCCTTGAGGGCGGAGTCCGACCCGGCGAAGTCGACGTCACCCGCGATGAACTTCTTGATGCCGTCACCGGAGCCGCTGCCGGTGTAGTCGAGCACGACGTCACTGTTGTCGGTCAGGACCTGGCTGAAGTGCTCCATGGCCTTCTGCTGCGCGGTGGAGCCCTCGCCGCTGACCGTCTGTTCGCTTCCCCCACCGCACGCCGTCACGAGAGTCAGTGCCGCGATCGCCGACACCGACGCCAGGGCGCCGTTCCGATTGATTTTCACCGCTGGTGTTGCCTTTCCGTTCGCGTTCTCCGCCCCGACTGGCGTCGGGTCCGGAGTGTCCGAATGGAAAGCTATGGGGGCGTGGTGGACTGATCCCCTACAAAAGATGAACTGCGGGTGAACTGGCCAAGGCAGACGGGGTGAGAACAACTTCGGGGCGAGCGTACGTGATCTGCGTAACCCGACATTCGGGACTTAGGCAAGCCTTGCTATAGTTTACCGGATCGCACTCATGGCAACACCCTCACCCACCCCGGCTTCGACCCCCCGGCACGTCGACCCACCGGCATCCCGACCCGGCACGCTTTCGCGTTTCCGCTGCGCGGCGATCGACCTGCTGCACGGACACAACCGGGCGGCACTGGTGATCGGCCCGCTCGACCTCCCGTCCCGCGCGGTGGCCGCCGACCGGATCGTGCGCCTCGCGCGGGTGGGGCCGCACTCCCGCGTCGGCCTCCTTCCCTCGCCCCATCGACGCGAGTGGGTCTTCGACCCCGACGCCGCCGCCGACTCGGTCGTCGACGCGTCACCGCCGGCGCCCGGCACAGACCCGGCCCGCCTGTTCGATGTTCTGTACTCGTTGCCCCACCGGCCGTTGCGGATCGTGCTGGCCGGCGACCATCTCGCCCTGGACTACGACCACGGACTCGGCGACCTCACCCTGCTGAATCTCATCGTCGACGTCATCGTGGGCGCGGTCGACCCGTCGACGCTGCCGCGCCGGGGACCTGTTCTCCCCCCGCTGCTGGTCGCGTCTGCGATCACGGTGGCCGACCCGCGCCGCGCCGTCTCGCTGCTGCGCTTCCAGCGGCACCGCGAACCCGTCGAGCCGCCTCGCACCCGACGCCCGGTTCCGCCACGACGGCCGGTCTCCGCGAACGTCCACATCGCGGCCCCCGCGGTGGACGCGATCCGGGCCGGGCGGACGTCGTCCATTCCGGGAACGGGGCTGTTCGCCATCTACACGGTTGCCCTGGTCGCGGCGCTGACCGAGGCGGGCGTCCGGCTCGACCCGATGGTCACGTTGCCCTTCGACGCCCGCACATACCTGCCATCCGCGACGCGGACCTACGCCAATTTCTCTGCCGGGCTGAGCTTCCCCGTAGACGAGGCCACCTCGGCTGCCGCGCTGCAACGCGCGATGACCGCGTCGGCCCGGATGGGACGGCCGACCGCCAACCTGGCACTCGCCACGATCAAGACCCTGTGCCGTCCCCGCGACGACCGCGACTCGGCGTCGCCGGCCCAGCACGTCCCGGCCGACGGTCGGGTCCGTGCCGAACTGCTCCACTCGAGTGTCGGCCACCTGCCCGGACATGAACGCGGCTGGCAATGGTCCGACCCCGCCCGCGCCGCGGTCATCGGGGTGGCCACGCCGCCGTCGGCAACCGGGATCACGGTCACGACCGGTTTCGTGGGCGGCGCGGTCTCGATGACCGCGGCGTTCCGCGACGACGTCTTCGACCCGGCGCGCATTCGCGCGGCGATGGACGCCGTCGCCGGGCACGCCGCACGGATCGTCGGGGTGCCCTGACGTCCACCACTCCCCCGGTCACACCACGAACCACATCTGATCCCGAGCTACCGAAGGCCGAAACCGTGCTGTCCTCCCATCCTGTCGATCCACTGGCCGACCAGGCGACCCCCGTCCCGGGTGCCCCCGACCCCGACGCCCCGGTCCGCCCCTATCCGACCCTGTCGGTGGTCGTCTGCTGTTACACCGAACGCAGGCGCCGGCTGCTCGACATCGCGATCGCCGAGATCCGGGCACAGCTCGGCCCCGGCGACGAACTCGTCCTCGTCGTCGATCACAACGAGACCCTGTGGGCCGACCTCGCGGCCGCACATCCCGACGCGGTCGTGTGCGCGAACGAGGGATCCCGCGGGCTCTCCGACGCGCGCAACTCCGGCACCGCCGCCGCCCGCGGTGACATCGTCGTCTTCATCGACGACGACGCGTGCCCGGCACCGGGGGCACTCGCGGCCGTTCGGGCCCGATGCACGGACGCCGACGTCGTGGCGGTGGGGGGAGCCGTTGTGGCGCAGTGGGATTCGCCCGCGCCCCGGTGGTTTCCCGAAGAATTCGGATGGGTGATCGGTTGCGACTACCGAGGACTGCCCGGCGACGGCTCGGCCATCCGCAACCCGATCGGCGCCGCCATGGCGGTCCGCCGGGACGCACTGACCGACATCGGCGGATTCTCGACGCGGCTCGGCCGGCGCGGCACGATGCCCGCCGGGTGCGAGGAAACCCTCATGGGCATCGACCTGCGTCGTCGCGATCCTTCCTCGAAGATCGTGCGCGACACCACTTTCGGGGTCACCCATGCGGTGACCGACGACCGCGCCCGGTTCGTCTACTTTGCCCGTAGGTGCTACCAAGAGGGACGCTCCAAGGCGATTCTGTCCGAATTGGCCGGCACCGGCGATGCCCTGTCGAGCGAGCGGAGATACACCACCCGGGTGCTGCCCTCCGGGGTCTGGCGTCATCGCCGGACCCCGAGTCGTGTCGGCGCGCTCGTCATGGGCTTCGTGTTCACCTGTGCCGGATACGTTTCCGGCCTCGCCCGCCGCGACCGGGGTGTGTCCCGATGATGGGGCCCGGACGACTGCTGGCGTCGATGGGCGCGGTGGTGGCGACGGCGGTGTCGGCGTGTTCGGCACCGACCGTCCTGGCCGAACCCGACAACGGGCCCGAGGTCATCTTCGTCGACGAGTTCGACGGCCCCGCGCGTGCACCGGACGACCCCTGGCAGATGATGACCGGCGGCGGGGGCTGGGGCAACGACGAAGCGCAGGTGTACACCGACTCGCCGGCCAACGCCCGGATCGACGGCGAGGGACATCTGGCCATCACCGCGCGACGGGGACCCGACGGTTACACCTCG belongs to Gordonia sp. KTR9 and includes:
- the pstS gene encoding phosphate ABC transporter substrate-binding protein PstS, whose product is MKINRNGALASVSAIAALTLVTACGGGSEQTVSGEGSTAQQKAMEHFSQVLTDNSDVVLDYTGSGSGDGIKKFIAGDVDFAGSDSALKADEVTEATARCNGNAPWHLPLVVGPVAVAYNLEGVDDLKLNPSVIAKIFNGKITKWNDPAVAALNPGVQLPASDIVPVYRSDSSGTTDNFQRFLENSAPADWPYEHSKEFAPKGVGSGASKSTGVGDTVKKTPGSITYVEWGFATENDLGVAQVDFGAGPVALNAESAGTALESLAFKDPASKDLVVDTDALFASKAPGAYPLLLTPYSIVCSAGYEDEATSQTLKDAFTGILNDGQAGLEEIGYVPVPDAFKAKLQGTIDSLSGGSGNA
- a CDS encoding glycosyltransferase family 2 protein; protein product: MLSSHPVDPLADQATPVPGAPDPDAPVRPYPTLSVVVCCYTERRRRLLDIAIAEIRAQLGPGDELVLVVDHNETLWADLAAAHPDAVVCANEGSRGLSDARNSGTAAARGDIVVFIDDDACPAPGALAAVRARCTDADVVAVGGAVVAQWDSPAPRWFPEEFGWVIGCDYRGLPGDGSAIRNPIGAAMAVRRDALTDIGGFSTRLGRRGTMPAGCEETLMGIDLRRRDPSSKIVRDTTFGVTHAVTDDRARFVYFARRCYQEGRSKAILSELAGTGDALSSERRYTTRVLPSGVWRHRRTPSRVGALVMGFVFTCAGYVSGLARRDRGVSR